In the Peromyscus maniculatus bairdii isolate BWxNUB_F1_BW_parent chromosome 20, HU_Pman_BW_mat_3.1, whole genome shotgun sequence genome, one interval contains:
- the Eif4b gene encoding eukaryotic translation initiation factor 4B isoform X4 — protein sequence MSKKKNKKGKTISLTDFLAEDGGTGGGSTYVPKPVSWADETDDLEGDVSTTWHSNDDDVYRAPPIDRSILPTAPRAAREPNIDRSRLPKSPPYTAFLGNLPYDVTEDSIKEFFRGLNISAVRLPREPSNPDRLKGFGYAEFEDLDSLLSALSLNEESLGNRRIRVDVADQAQDKDRDDRSFGRDRNRDSDKTDTDWRARPATDSFDDYPPRRGDDSFGDKYRDRYDSDRYRDGYRDGYRDGPRRDMDRYGGRDRYDDRGSRDYDRGYDSRIGSGRRAFGSGYRRDDDYRGGGDRYEDRYDRRDDRSWSSRDDYSRDDYRRDDRGPPQRPKLNLKPRSTPKEDDSSASTSQSSRAASIFGGAKPVDTAAREREVEERLQKEQEKLQRQLDEPKLDRRPRERHPSWRSEETQERERSRTGSESSQTGASAASGRSKSDQDTRRRESEKSLENETLNKEEDCHSPTSKPPKPDQPVKVMPAPPPKENAWVKRSSNPPARSQSSDTEQQSPTSGGKVAPTQPSEDGPSRKDENKVDGMSVPKGQTGTSSRGPGEGGSRDPWKELDRKDGKKDQDSRSAPEPKKSEENPASKFSSASKYAALSVDGEDENEGDDHTE from the exons caaaaaagaagaataagaaggGGAAGACCATCTCCCTAACAGACTTTCTAGCTGAGGATGGGGGCACCGGTGGAGGAAGCACCTATGTCCCCAAACCAGTCAGCTGGGCTGATGAAACAGACGATCTGGAAGGAGATG TGTCAACAACCTGGCACAGTAACGATGACGATGTGTACAGGGCACCTCCAATTGACCGATCCATCCTTCCCACTGCTCCACGGGCTGCTCGGGAACCCAATATCGACCGGAGCCGTCTTCCCAAATCGCCACCCTACACTGCTTTCCTAGGGAACCTGCCCTATGATGTGACAGAAGACTCCATTAAGGAATTCTTTAGAGGACTAAAT ATCAGCGCTGTACGCTTACCACGTGAACCCAGCAATCCAGACAGGTTGAAAGGCTTTGGCTATGCGGAGTTTGAGGACCTGGATTCTCTGCTCAGTGCTCTGAGTCTCAATGAAGAG TCTCTAGGTAACAGGAGAATTCGAGTGGACGTTGCTGATCAAGCACAGGATAAAG ACCGGGATGATCGTTCTTTTGGTCGAGATAGAAATCGGGATTCTGACAAAACAGACACAGACTGGAGGGCCCGTCCCGCCACCGACAGCTTTGATGACTACCCGCCTAGAAGAGGTGACGATAGCTTTGGAGACA agTATCGAGATCGTTACGATTCAGACCGGTACCGGGACGGGTACCGGGATGGGTACCGGGACGGCCCACGCCGAGATATGGACCGCTATGGGGGCCGGGATCGATATGATGACCGAGGCAGCAGAGACTATGACCGAG GCTATGACTCCAGGATAGGCAGTGGCAGGAGAGCATTTGGTAGTGGGTACCGTAGGGATGATGACTACAGAGGAGGTGGGGACCGCTATGAAGACCGGTATGACAGAAGGGACGATCGATCATGGAGCTCCAGGGATGACTACTCTCGGGACGACTATAGGCGTGATGACAGAG GTCCCCCTCAAAGACCCAAACTGAACCTAAAGCCTCGGAGTACTCCTAAGGAAGATGATTCCTCTGCTAGCACCTCCCAGTCCAGTCGAGCGGCTTCCATCTTTGGAGGGGCGAAACCTGTGGACACGGCTGCCAGAGAGCGGGAAGTTGAGGAACGGCtacagaaggagcaggagaagtTGCAGCGGCAGCTGGATGAGCCGAAACTAGACCGCCGGCCACGGGAGAG ACACCCAAGTTGGCGAAGTGAAGAAACTCAGGAAAGAGAACGGTCGAGGACAGGAAGTGAGTCATCACAGACTGGAGCCTCAGCCGCATCTGGCAGAAGTAAGTCAGACCAGG ataCACgcaggagagagagtgagaagtcTCTAGAAAATGAAACCCTCAATAAAGAAGAAGACTGTCACTCTCCAACCTCCAAACCTCCTAAACCTGATCAGCCTGTGAAGGTAATGCCGGCCCCTCCACCAAAGGAGAATGCGTGGGTGAAGCGAAGCTCTAACCCTCCTGCTCGATCTCAGAGCTCAGACACAGAGCAGCAGTCCCCTACAAG TGGAGGGAAGGTGGCCCCCACTCAGCCCTCTGAGGACGGACCATCAAGGAAAG ATGAAAATAAAGTAGATGGGATGAGTGTCCCAAAAGGCCAAACTGGGACCTCCAGTCgtggtcctggagaaggagggAGCAGAGACCCCTGGAAGGAGTTGGACAG GAAAGATGGCAAAAAAGATCAAGACTCGAGATCTGCACCTGAGCCAAAGAAATCCGAGGAGAATCCAGCCTCT AAGTTCAGTTCTGCAAGCAAGTATGCTGCTCTCTCCGTGGATGGTGAAGATGAGAATGAGGGAGACGACCACACTGAGTAG
- the Eif4b gene encoding eukaryotic translation initiation factor 4B isoform X3: MAASAKKKNKKGKTISLTDFLAEDGGTGGGSTYVPKPVSWADETDDLEGDVSTTWHSNDDDVYRAPPIDRSILPTAPRAAREPNIDRSRLPKSPPYTAFLGNLPYDVTEDSIKEFFRGLNISAVRLPREPSNPDRLKGFGYAEFEDLDSLLSALSLNEESLGNRRIRVDVADQAQDKDRDDRSFGRDRNRDSDKTDTDWRARPATDSFDDYPPRRGDDSFGDKYRDRYDSDRYRDGYRDGYRDGPRRDMDRYGGRDRYDDRGSRDYDRGYDSRIGSGRRAFGSGYRRDDDYRGGGDRYEDRYDRRDDRSWSSRDDYSRDDYRRDDRGPPQRPKLNLKPRSTPKEDDSSASTSQSSRAASIFGGAKPVDTAAREREVEERLQKEQEKLQRQLDEPKLDRRPRERHPSWRSEETQERERSRTGSESSQTGASAASGRSKSDQDTRRRESEKSLENETLNKEEDCHSPTSKPPKPDQPVKVMPAPPPKENAWVKRSSNPPARSQSSDTEQQSPTSGGKVAPTQPSEDGPSRKDENKVDGMSVPKGQTGTSSRGPGEGGSRDPWKELDRKDGKKDQDSRSAPEPKKSEENPASKFSSASKYAALSVDGEDENEGDDHTE, encoded by the exons caaaaaagaagaataagaaggGGAAGACCATCTCCCTAACAGACTTTCTAGCTGAGGATGGGGGCACCGGTGGAGGAAGCACCTATGTCCCCAAACCAGTCAGCTGGGCTGATGAAACAGACGATCTGGAAGGAGATG TGTCAACAACCTGGCACAGTAACGATGACGATGTGTACAGGGCACCTCCAATTGACCGATCCATCCTTCCCACTGCTCCACGGGCTGCTCGGGAACCCAATATCGACCGGAGCCGTCTTCCCAAATCGCCACCCTACACTGCTTTCCTAGGGAACCTGCCCTATGATGTGACAGAAGACTCCATTAAGGAATTCTTTAGAGGACTAAAT ATCAGCGCTGTACGCTTACCACGTGAACCCAGCAATCCAGACAGGTTGAAAGGCTTTGGCTATGCGGAGTTTGAGGACCTGGATTCTCTGCTCAGTGCTCTGAGTCTCAATGAAGAG TCTCTAGGTAACAGGAGAATTCGAGTGGACGTTGCTGATCAAGCACAGGATAAAG ACCGGGATGATCGTTCTTTTGGTCGAGATAGAAATCGGGATTCTGACAAAACAGACACAGACTGGAGGGCCCGTCCCGCCACCGACAGCTTTGATGACTACCCGCCTAGAAGAGGTGACGATAGCTTTGGAGACA agTATCGAGATCGTTACGATTCAGACCGGTACCGGGACGGGTACCGGGATGGGTACCGGGACGGCCCACGCCGAGATATGGACCGCTATGGGGGCCGGGATCGATATGATGACCGAGGCAGCAGAGACTATGACCGAG GCTATGACTCCAGGATAGGCAGTGGCAGGAGAGCATTTGGTAGTGGGTACCGTAGGGATGATGACTACAGAGGAGGTGGGGACCGCTATGAAGACCGGTATGACAGAAGGGACGATCGATCATGGAGCTCCAGGGATGACTACTCTCGGGACGACTATAGGCGTGATGACAGAG GTCCCCCTCAAAGACCCAAACTGAACCTAAAGCCTCGGAGTACTCCTAAGGAAGATGATTCCTCTGCTAGCACCTCCCAGTCCAGTCGAGCGGCTTCCATCTTTGGAGGGGCGAAACCTGTGGACACGGCTGCCAGAGAGCGGGAAGTTGAGGAACGGCtacagaaggagcaggagaagtTGCAGCGGCAGCTGGATGAGCCGAAACTAGACCGCCGGCCACGGGAGAG ACACCCAAGTTGGCGAAGTGAAGAAACTCAGGAAAGAGAACGGTCGAGGACAGGAAGTGAGTCATCACAGACTGGAGCCTCAGCCGCATCTGGCAGAAGTAAGTCAGACCAGG ataCACgcaggagagagagtgagaagtcTCTAGAAAATGAAACCCTCAATAAAGAAGAAGACTGTCACTCTCCAACCTCCAAACCTCCTAAACCTGATCAGCCTGTGAAGGTAATGCCGGCCCCTCCACCAAAGGAGAATGCGTGGGTGAAGCGAAGCTCTAACCCTCCTGCTCGATCTCAGAGCTCAGACACAGAGCAGCAGTCCCCTACAAG TGGAGGGAAGGTGGCCCCCACTCAGCCCTCTGAGGACGGACCATCAAGGAAAG ATGAAAATAAAGTAGATGGGATGAGTGTCCCAAAAGGCCAAACTGGGACCTCCAGTCgtggtcctggagaaggagggAGCAGAGACCCCTGGAAGGAGTTGGACAG GAAAGATGGCAAAAAAGATCAAGACTCGAGATCTGCACCTGAGCCAAAGAAATCCGAGGAGAATCCAGCCTCT AAGTTCAGTTCTGCAAGCAAGTATGCTGCTCTCTCCGTGGATGGTGAAGATGAGAATGAGGGAGACGACCACACTGAGTAG
- the Eif4b gene encoding eukaryotic translation initiation factor 4B isoform X5, with the protein MAASAKKKNKKGKTISLTDFLAEDGGTGGGSTYVPKPVSWADETDDLEGDVSTTWHSNDDDVYRAPPIDRSILPTAPRAAREPNIDRSRLPKSPPYTAFLGNLPYDVTEDSIKEFFRGLNISAVRLPREPSNPDRLKGFGYAEFEDLDSLLSALSLNEESLGNRRIRVDVADQAQDKDRDDRSFGRDRNRDSDKTDTDWRARPATDSFDDYPPRRGDDSFGDKYRDRYDSDRYRDGYRDGYRDGPRRDMDRYGGRDRYDDRGSRDYDRGYDSRIGSGRRAFGSGYRRDDDYRGGGDRYEDRYDRRDDRSWSSRDDYSRDDYRRDDRGPPQRPKLNLKPRSTPKEDDSSASTSQSSRAASIFGGAKPVDTAAREREVEERLQKEQEKLQRQLDEPKLDRRPRERHPSWRSEETQERERSRTGSESSQTGASAASGRNTRRRESEKSLENETLNKEEDCHSPTSKPPKPDQPVKVMPAPPPKENAWVKRSSNPPARSQSSDTEQQSPTSGGKVAPTQPSEDGPSRKDENKVDGMSVPKGQTGTSSRGPGEGGSRDPWKELDRKDGKKDQDSRSAPEPKKSEENPASKFSSASKYAALSVDGEDENEGDDHTE; encoded by the exons caaaaaagaagaataagaaggGGAAGACCATCTCCCTAACAGACTTTCTAGCTGAGGATGGGGGCACCGGTGGAGGAAGCACCTATGTCCCCAAACCAGTCAGCTGGGCTGATGAAACAGACGATCTGGAAGGAGATG TGTCAACAACCTGGCACAGTAACGATGACGATGTGTACAGGGCACCTCCAATTGACCGATCCATCCTTCCCACTGCTCCACGGGCTGCTCGGGAACCCAATATCGACCGGAGCCGTCTTCCCAAATCGCCACCCTACACTGCTTTCCTAGGGAACCTGCCCTATGATGTGACAGAAGACTCCATTAAGGAATTCTTTAGAGGACTAAAT ATCAGCGCTGTACGCTTACCACGTGAACCCAGCAATCCAGACAGGTTGAAAGGCTTTGGCTATGCGGAGTTTGAGGACCTGGATTCTCTGCTCAGTGCTCTGAGTCTCAATGAAGAG TCTCTAGGTAACAGGAGAATTCGAGTGGACGTTGCTGATCAAGCACAGGATAAAG ACCGGGATGATCGTTCTTTTGGTCGAGATAGAAATCGGGATTCTGACAAAACAGACACAGACTGGAGGGCCCGTCCCGCCACCGACAGCTTTGATGACTACCCGCCTAGAAGAGGTGACGATAGCTTTGGAGACA agTATCGAGATCGTTACGATTCAGACCGGTACCGGGACGGGTACCGGGATGGGTACCGGGACGGCCCACGCCGAGATATGGACCGCTATGGGGGCCGGGATCGATATGATGACCGAGGCAGCAGAGACTATGACCGAG GCTATGACTCCAGGATAGGCAGTGGCAGGAGAGCATTTGGTAGTGGGTACCGTAGGGATGATGACTACAGAGGAGGTGGGGACCGCTATGAAGACCGGTATGACAGAAGGGACGATCGATCATGGAGCTCCAGGGATGACTACTCTCGGGACGACTATAGGCGTGATGACAGAG GTCCCCCTCAAAGACCCAAACTGAACCTAAAGCCTCGGAGTACTCCTAAGGAAGATGATTCCTCTGCTAGCACCTCCCAGTCCAGTCGAGCGGCTTCCATCTTTGGAGGGGCGAAACCTGTGGACACGGCTGCCAGAGAGCGGGAAGTTGAGGAACGGCtacagaaggagcaggagaagtTGCAGCGGCAGCTGGATGAGCCGAAACTAGACCGCCGGCCACGGGAGAG ACACCCAAGTTGGCGAAGTGAAGAAACTCAGGAAAGAGAACGGTCGAGGACAGGAAGTGAGTCATCACAGACTGGAGCCTCAGCCGCATCTGGCAGAA ataCACgcaggagagagagtgagaagtcTCTAGAAAATGAAACCCTCAATAAAGAAGAAGACTGTCACTCTCCAACCTCCAAACCTCCTAAACCTGATCAGCCTGTGAAGGTAATGCCGGCCCCTCCACCAAAGGAGAATGCGTGGGTGAAGCGAAGCTCTAACCCTCCTGCTCGATCTCAGAGCTCAGACACAGAGCAGCAGTCCCCTACAAG TGGAGGGAAGGTGGCCCCCACTCAGCCCTCTGAGGACGGACCATCAAGGAAAG ATGAAAATAAAGTAGATGGGATGAGTGTCCCAAAAGGCCAAACTGGGACCTCCAGTCgtggtcctggagaaggagggAGCAGAGACCCCTGGAAGGAGTTGGACAG GAAAGATGGCAAAAAAGATCAAGACTCGAGATCTGCACCTGAGCCAAAGAAATCCGAGGAGAATCCAGCCTCT AAGTTCAGTTCTGCAAGCAAGTATGCTGCTCTCTCCGTGGATGGTGAAGATGAGAATGAGGGAGACGACCACACTGAGTAG
- the Eif4b gene encoding eukaryotic translation initiation factor 4B isoform X2, protein MGSLAGPGLGSFVTLYLVLWLVSECDPGLRTPRERVLAKKKNKKGKTISLTDFLAEDGGTGGGSTYVPKPVSWADETDDLEGDVSTTWHSNDDDVYRAPPIDRSILPTAPRAAREPNIDRSRLPKSPPYTAFLGNLPYDVTEDSIKEFFRGLNISAVRLPREPSNPDRLKGFGYAEFEDLDSLLSALSLNEESLGNRRIRVDVADQAQDKDRDDRSFGRDRNRDSDKTDTDWRARPATDSFDDYPPRRGDDSFGDKYRDRYDSDRYRDGYRDGYRDGPRRDMDRYGGRDRYDDRGSRDYDRGYDSRIGSGRRAFGSGYRRDDDYRGGGDRYEDRYDRRDDRSWSSRDDYSRDDYRRDDRGPPQRPKLNLKPRSTPKEDDSSASTSQSSRAASIFGGAKPVDTAAREREVEERLQKEQEKLQRQLDEPKLDRRPRERHPSWRSEETQERERSRTGSESSQTGASAASGRNTRRRESEKSLENETLNKEEDCHSPTSKPPKPDQPVKVMPAPPPKENAWVKRSSNPPARSQSSDTEQQSPTSGGKVAPTQPSEDGPSRKDENKVDGMSVPKGQTGTSSRGPGEGGSRDPWKELDRKDGKKDQDSRSAPEPKKSEENPASKFSSASKYAALSVDGEDENEGDDHTE, encoded by the exons caaaaaagaagaataagaaggGGAAGACCATCTCCCTAACAGACTTTCTAGCTGAGGATGGGGGCACCGGTGGAGGAAGCACCTATGTCCCCAAACCAGTCAGCTGGGCTGATGAAACAGACGATCTGGAAGGAGATG TGTCAACAACCTGGCACAGTAACGATGACGATGTGTACAGGGCACCTCCAATTGACCGATCCATCCTTCCCACTGCTCCACGGGCTGCTCGGGAACCCAATATCGACCGGAGCCGTCTTCCCAAATCGCCACCCTACACTGCTTTCCTAGGGAACCTGCCCTATGATGTGACAGAAGACTCCATTAAGGAATTCTTTAGAGGACTAAAT ATCAGCGCTGTACGCTTACCACGTGAACCCAGCAATCCAGACAGGTTGAAAGGCTTTGGCTATGCGGAGTTTGAGGACCTGGATTCTCTGCTCAGTGCTCTGAGTCTCAATGAAGAG TCTCTAGGTAACAGGAGAATTCGAGTGGACGTTGCTGATCAAGCACAGGATAAAG ACCGGGATGATCGTTCTTTTGGTCGAGATAGAAATCGGGATTCTGACAAAACAGACACAGACTGGAGGGCCCGTCCCGCCACCGACAGCTTTGATGACTACCCGCCTAGAAGAGGTGACGATAGCTTTGGAGACA agTATCGAGATCGTTACGATTCAGACCGGTACCGGGACGGGTACCGGGATGGGTACCGGGACGGCCCACGCCGAGATATGGACCGCTATGGGGGCCGGGATCGATATGATGACCGAGGCAGCAGAGACTATGACCGAG GCTATGACTCCAGGATAGGCAGTGGCAGGAGAGCATTTGGTAGTGGGTACCGTAGGGATGATGACTACAGAGGAGGTGGGGACCGCTATGAAGACCGGTATGACAGAAGGGACGATCGATCATGGAGCTCCAGGGATGACTACTCTCGGGACGACTATAGGCGTGATGACAGAG GTCCCCCTCAAAGACCCAAACTGAACCTAAAGCCTCGGAGTACTCCTAAGGAAGATGATTCCTCTGCTAGCACCTCCCAGTCCAGTCGAGCGGCTTCCATCTTTGGAGGGGCGAAACCTGTGGACACGGCTGCCAGAGAGCGGGAAGTTGAGGAACGGCtacagaaggagcaggagaagtTGCAGCGGCAGCTGGATGAGCCGAAACTAGACCGCCGGCCACGGGAGAG ACACCCAAGTTGGCGAAGTGAAGAAACTCAGGAAAGAGAACGGTCGAGGACAGGAAGTGAGTCATCACAGACTGGAGCCTCAGCCGCATCTGGCAGAA ataCACgcaggagagagagtgagaagtcTCTAGAAAATGAAACCCTCAATAAAGAAGAAGACTGTCACTCTCCAACCTCCAAACCTCCTAAACCTGATCAGCCTGTGAAGGTAATGCCGGCCCCTCCACCAAAGGAGAATGCGTGGGTGAAGCGAAGCTCTAACCCTCCTGCTCGATCTCAGAGCTCAGACACAGAGCAGCAGTCCCCTACAAG TGGAGGGAAGGTGGCCCCCACTCAGCCCTCTGAGGACGGACCATCAAGGAAAG ATGAAAATAAAGTAGATGGGATGAGTGTCCCAAAAGGCCAAACTGGGACCTCCAGTCgtggtcctggagaaggagggAGCAGAGACCCCTGGAAGGAGTTGGACAG GAAAGATGGCAAAAAAGATCAAGACTCGAGATCTGCACCTGAGCCAAAGAAATCCGAGGAGAATCCAGCCTCT AAGTTCAGTTCTGCAAGCAAGTATGCTGCTCTCTCCGTGGATGGTGAAGATGAGAATGAGGGAGACGACCACACTGAGTAG
- the Eif4b gene encoding eukaryotic translation initiation factor 4B isoform X1, which translates to MGSLAGPGLGSFVTLYLVLWLVSECDPGLRTPRERVLAKKKNKKGKTISLTDFLAEDGGTGGGSTYVPKPVSWADETDDLEGDVSTTWHSNDDDVYRAPPIDRSILPTAPRAAREPNIDRSRLPKSPPYTAFLGNLPYDVTEDSIKEFFRGLNISAVRLPREPSNPDRLKGFGYAEFEDLDSLLSALSLNEESLGNRRIRVDVADQAQDKDRDDRSFGRDRNRDSDKTDTDWRARPATDSFDDYPPRRGDDSFGDKYRDRYDSDRYRDGYRDGYRDGPRRDMDRYGGRDRYDDRGSRDYDRGYDSRIGSGRRAFGSGYRRDDDYRGGGDRYEDRYDRRDDRSWSSRDDYSRDDYRRDDRGPPQRPKLNLKPRSTPKEDDSSASTSQSSRAASIFGGAKPVDTAAREREVEERLQKEQEKLQRQLDEPKLDRRPRERHPSWRSEETQERERSRTGSESSQTGASAASGRSKSDQDTRRRESEKSLENETLNKEEDCHSPTSKPPKPDQPVKVMPAPPPKENAWVKRSSNPPARSQSSDTEQQSPTSGGKVAPTQPSEDGPSRKDENKVDGMSVPKGQTGTSSRGPGEGGSRDPWKELDRKDGKKDQDSRSAPEPKKSEENPASKFSSASKYAALSVDGEDENEGDDHTE; encoded by the exons caaaaaagaagaataagaaggGGAAGACCATCTCCCTAACAGACTTTCTAGCTGAGGATGGGGGCACCGGTGGAGGAAGCACCTATGTCCCCAAACCAGTCAGCTGGGCTGATGAAACAGACGATCTGGAAGGAGATG TGTCAACAACCTGGCACAGTAACGATGACGATGTGTACAGGGCACCTCCAATTGACCGATCCATCCTTCCCACTGCTCCACGGGCTGCTCGGGAACCCAATATCGACCGGAGCCGTCTTCCCAAATCGCCACCCTACACTGCTTTCCTAGGGAACCTGCCCTATGATGTGACAGAAGACTCCATTAAGGAATTCTTTAGAGGACTAAAT ATCAGCGCTGTACGCTTACCACGTGAACCCAGCAATCCAGACAGGTTGAAAGGCTTTGGCTATGCGGAGTTTGAGGACCTGGATTCTCTGCTCAGTGCTCTGAGTCTCAATGAAGAG TCTCTAGGTAACAGGAGAATTCGAGTGGACGTTGCTGATCAAGCACAGGATAAAG ACCGGGATGATCGTTCTTTTGGTCGAGATAGAAATCGGGATTCTGACAAAACAGACACAGACTGGAGGGCCCGTCCCGCCACCGACAGCTTTGATGACTACCCGCCTAGAAGAGGTGACGATAGCTTTGGAGACA agTATCGAGATCGTTACGATTCAGACCGGTACCGGGACGGGTACCGGGATGGGTACCGGGACGGCCCACGCCGAGATATGGACCGCTATGGGGGCCGGGATCGATATGATGACCGAGGCAGCAGAGACTATGACCGAG GCTATGACTCCAGGATAGGCAGTGGCAGGAGAGCATTTGGTAGTGGGTACCGTAGGGATGATGACTACAGAGGAGGTGGGGACCGCTATGAAGACCGGTATGACAGAAGGGACGATCGATCATGGAGCTCCAGGGATGACTACTCTCGGGACGACTATAGGCGTGATGACAGAG GTCCCCCTCAAAGACCCAAACTGAACCTAAAGCCTCGGAGTACTCCTAAGGAAGATGATTCCTCTGCTAGCACCTCCCAGTCCAGTCGAGCGGCTTCCATCTTTGGAGGGGCGAAACCTGTGGACACGGCTGCCAGAGAGCGGGAAGTTGAGGAACGGCtacagaaggagcaggagaagtTGCAGCGGCAGCTGGATGAGCCGAAACTAGACCGCCGGCCACGGGAGAG ACACCCAAGTTGGCGAAGTGAAGAAACTCAGGAAAGAGAACGGTCGAGGACAGGAAGTGAGTCATCACAGACTGGAGCCTCAGCCGCATCTGGCAGAAGTAAGTCAGACCAGG ataCACgcaggagagagagtgagaagtcTCTAGAAAATGAAACCCTCAATAAAGAAGAAGACTGTCACTCTCCAACCTCCAAACCTCCTAAACCTGATCAGCCTGTGAAGGTAATGCCGGCCCCTCCACCAAAGGAGAATGCGTGGGTGAAGCGAAGCTCTAACCCTCCTGCTCGATCTCAGAGCTCAGACACAGAGCAGCAGTCCCCTACAAG TGGAGGGAAGGTGGCCCCCACTCAGCCCTCTGAGGACGGACCATCAAGGAAAG ATGAAAATAAAGTAGATGGGATGAGTGTCCCAAAAGGCCAAACTGGGACCTCCAGTCgtggtcctggagaaggagggAGCAGAGACCCCTGGAAGGAGTTGGACAG GAAAGATGGCAAAAAAGATCAAGACTCGAGATCTGCACCTGAGCCAAAGAAATCCGAGGAGAATCCAGCCTCT AAGTTCAGTTCTGCAAGCAAGTATGCTGCTCTCTCCGTGGATGGTGAAGATGAGAATGAGGGAGACGACCACACTGAGTAG